The region CCAGAAGAACCGCATCGGCAGAAATTATTTCTGAACCGTTTACGCGAACAGCTGTCATCCGGTTTCCGTCCAGAATAAAATCATCTACATGCGCATCAAAACGAATTTCACCTCCGCAAGCTGTGATATCTTCACGCATTTTACTGACGATCTTAGGCAGAACATTGGAACCTAAATGTGGGTGCGCATCAATACGAATATCCTGCGGTGCGCCGTTGGCAATAAACAAGTCAAGAATTCTGCCTACGTTGCCGCGCTTGGTGGCACGGGTATAAAGTTTGCCGTCTGAATAAGTTCCTGCCCCGCCTTCTCCGAAACAATAATTCGAGTTTGGATTAATCAGTCCTTCGGTGTAGATCTTTTTAAGATCTTTACGTCTGGCATTAACGTCTTTACCACGCTCCAATATTATCGGGCGAATTCCGTTTTCTAAAAGTGTAAGGGCTGCAAAATATCCGGCAGGTCCGGCCCCGACGATAACAACACGCTTATCTCCGAGGCTGACAGGTTTAAAAACAGATTCTTGTGGCTCAACTGATTCAGGATCACCAATGGCAACTTGCAGCACGTAGAGCGGACGTTTGGAACGTGCATCTATAGACCTGCGGACAACGCGTGTGGAAAGGTTTTTATCATCAGGCATATCCGCTTTTTGCAGAGCTGCTTTGCGTATTGCATCTGCAAGGTTTATTTTGTCCGGAGTAATTTTAACTTCAACTAGAACTGGTTTCATTATGATCTCACTAATATTTATCTTTGCTAGCGGTTGTTTTTTTCAGGGATTTTTATTCTTAATTTCAAGAGTATTAAATAATTCTGTGTAACGGACCACCTACCGCCCCAAGTGCATCAACCCGTTTTTCAATTTCAGGATCATCTTCCAGTGCAGGCGCATGGTATGTTTTGAGTCTAGCATCAATAATGATGGAAGTTCTGGCACCCCAATGTTTTGCGTGGGTAAATGCGCCAACTCCGTACATATCTGTTGCCGGATCGGAGCGGGTGAATGTTACCCAGAGGAAGTTGTCCCAATCTTTTGCCGTGAAATTTGCATCATCTGCAACGATTATCATAGGAAATCCTTCGATCCCTTTGGCACTCTTTAATGCTTCGCCAAGTCTGTCCAGTTGCGAGTCCTGCTGATCCCGTTTCATTTGATGTTTAGTCCCTTGAATGATCAGGATACCGGGCGCAAATACCTGCACACCGCTAAATCCGTCAGGCAGGTTTATATTCTCTGGAAGTTGCGATGACAGAGTTCTTTTTTTTGATCCTGCTGCGGCAAATACCATCTTAGATCCTTGATTCAGGCTGATGCCGGAATAGTCCAGTGTGTCGATGGTTGTTCTGGTAATGAAATGCAGATCGCGTGTTAGATCGGCACGTTCCAACATGTGGCGGAAAAAGGTCGGAATGTCATGGCATGATTCATCAGAGCGCATATCTTCTTTAGCTGCAATAAACACATATTTTGAAAGTGATGTTTGAGTGTTACCCAGAAGTGACATGGCGTTAGTCAGCAGTTCCTGTGGCTGTCTTTCCTCGGCATATGGAACGTAACGTTCACTGCCTACAGCTAGAAGTAGAGGATGAACTCCCGCAGCGTCTACAGCATGGACTTCGTGCACTCCTGAAAAAACAGAAGGAACAAGGTCTGCTGTCAGTTCGTGTATAAAATCACCGAACATAGTGTCTTCCTGAGGAGGACGACCTACTGTTGTAAAGGGCCAGATTGCATCATTTCGGTGGTAAACTTTGTCTACTTTTAAAACCGGAAAATCGTGTGCAAGACTGTAATAGCCGAGATGGTCTCCGAAGGGGCCTTCCGGTTTTCCTGCTCCGTTTACAATGGAACCGCTAATGCAAAAATCAGCTTCGGCAGGCATTGGCAGGTTCCCTTTACGGGTGACCATGGGGATGCGGTGTCCACCGATTGCTCCGGCAAAGAAAATTTCAGCAAGTCCTTCAGGCAGAGGCATTACTGCTGCCATAGTCATAGCAGGTGCTCCGCCGACAAATATATTCACTTTGAGTGGTGAGTCCTTTTTGATTGCCTGTGCGTGATGATGACCAATCCCTCTATGAATTTGGTAGTGCAGTCCGATTTCTTCATCTGGAATAAATACGTTTCCGGAGAGTTGGACTCTGTACATGCCTATATTGGAACCGCCGTATCCCGGAGTTTCAGGACTTTCAGAGTAAACCTGAGGCAAAGTTACATATCCGCCGCCATCCATGGGCCACGATACAAGCTGCGGCAGTTTGGAAACGGTGGTTTCATTCTCTATAATTGGTCCGGTGGAAACTTTTTTAGGCATGGTATGCCATGCTGTTTTCGGTGCACCAAGATATTTCCATGGTTTTTTGAGAGCTTCCATGGGGCTTAATTTGAGCTTCATCAGCCGTTCAACCATTTTTATAGTGTCGCGGAAGATGAAATTCATTCTGTCTTTGGTTCCGTAAATATTTGCAGCCATAGGGAACTGACAATCCTTCACATTTGTGAAGAGCAGGGCAGGGCCTCCGGCTTGAAAGACTCTGCGCTGGATTGCACCTATTTCCAAATTGGCATCCACAACTTGATCTATGCGCAACAGTTCACCGCATTTTTCAAGTGCATCCAGACATTCGCGTGTATTTTTATATCCCATATTCAGTTCCTTTGTTTATATAAAAAGCGGGATTACTCAGCTTCATGCGTTTATCACCACAAATCTGTTTTCAGATGTTCGCAATGCATAATTTTTTATTTTGATATTTTATCAGCGGAAAGAAAATATTATCAATATGTTGAATTAAAAACTTATATTTTAAGCGGAATTTTTTGTAACGATTCTTTGTATTCAAATGATCAGAGACGGTCAAGAGTTTGCGAGGATGCAAGCAAATGTGCTTCTTTATTTTAAAGCTTTATTGCCAAATTTATTCACATGTAAAAATTAGCTATTGAAATACTCAATCCCGGCAAGACTGAACATGAGAACACAAAATTTCGTATAATATCACCAAACTCAATTCCAGTAAAAAGTAACAAGTTAACCGCACACGATGAGGGTAAACGGTAAGTAAATGTGACACTTAAAAAGAAGCATAATGACTTCTAAAAACAAAATATCTCACACACTCAATTTCTCTCAAGGAACTCCACTTTCGGATTGCACCAAAGGTTGGCATATGGTTGACATGAGTGTATTTTTTTATGGAGGTGCAAACATGATTAATTCTAGTCTCATGAAGACACTAGAATTAATCGTCAGCCTCCTCATTCAACATTTCCTTATACAAGGCTGAATAACCAAAATAATCTTTAAGAGACCAACGTTTACACGCAAATTTTATATATTTCTCTTCCTGGCTATCATTAAGTTCTCGGTGCACATCTAAATAATAATTTTTAACACGCTTTCTATCAGAATACGCTTTCAAAATTTTCTTGGCTTTATTCTCCATGCTCCATACATGAGCAAGCTCAGTAGGTTGTTCTGCACTAACACGCTTTAAATAAATTGGTAACTTTTCTTCAAGTCCTTTCGATGGAGTGATGTATCGCTCATAAAGGTTTAGCGAAACAGCCACTGGAACTTTGAATCCGGTTTGCTTCGCCTGTTCGGTCACATCGATTAGATTTCCATCTTCGATTGCCTGCTTTCTGGCATACGAAAAGATTACGCCCCACAGTGAATCGTCAAGCCCGTGCATCGATAAATCTCCTTCAATTTCATATTGTTAAATAATCATGAAAATTGAAGGTTATCCTGATTGGTTTGATTTGGTCGCTGGGGGGATTGATTATCTTTCGATTTTTTTGGTGATTCTGTGGATGAAGGATGTGATTACGGACATGTATCCAAACTCACGAAAAATGAAGTTCTTATTGAAAATAAAAAGCAGAAAGACTATTAAACACGAAATCAACAAAAAAACTATAATAAAGATATCTCAAAGTAAACATGACAATCCATTGTAACACCAAAAAAAACAAGCAGGCTATTTACTTATTATTAATTGTTTTCATTACACTTTCAGCCCCCCTGAACGTACAAGCATTTACTTTTTTGTCACCTTCTTCCCCGGAAGAACTTTCCCAAGAAATAGCTCACCAAATCACTGAAAAAATTCCTGCCGGTAAAATATATTTTAGACCAAGAAGCTTTACAAATTCCCTAGACAATACTGTACCGGTTTTATCTACTCATTTAGCCCTTTATTTGAGAGCAGAACTAAGTTCCTGTGGATTTGATATTACAGCCGATAATCCAGATTATATTCTTACAGGTTCTTTTCTTAATGAAGAAAACAAAATTTCATTTTTCTTTAATGTTGAAGATATTCATAATGGGAAGATATTTAATTTTACATCCAGCATTAAAAATAAAAAGCTATCCCCTGACCTTTTAAAAGAAAATCTAAGGACAAAGACTGTAAATATTGCATCTGATCTTGCCTGTTCGCCAAGCATGTTCAATTCACACTTGATGAATGATAAAAAAATAAGCGTTTTTATTAATCCGCTTGTTGACGCAAATTTAAAGTCAACCTCACCGTTTTCTGAAAATTTCTTATTTAAAATCAAAAATGAAATTGCACAGTATAATTCAATCACTATTGCAAAACCAATCCCGGTTGCCAAAAGAGGAACACGAGCACTTAGACGCAAGGCCAAAAAAATCAGCAATCTGAAGGGAAGTCAGACCGTGGTAACAGACTCTGAAGCAATTCTAGACGGAAGATACTTCATCAGCGCAGATCATGTGACTGTTAATCTTGAGATTATTGATCGTGATGGAAAAGTAATATCATCAAGCGAAGAAAACATACCACTTTCGATGATTAGCCTTCCTATTGAAGATAAGCAAATAAAGAAGCAGGCGAACTTATTGGGGCTGCATACTTCTCAGCCCCTGCCTGATGATATGATCAGAATCTCAACCGCAAAAGGATATGGGGATGTTATATATCATGCAGGAGAAACCGTTACCCTGTTTATTCAGGTTGCAGCACCTCTATATGTGTACATTTATGCTGTGGACAGTGACAACAACATAAATCTGATTTTCCCAACCGAAGAAGACCGCACCAATTTCCTGCAACCAAGGACTCTGTACACAATTCCCCCAGAAGAAGCTGAAACAGATATAATGGTAGAATGCAGGCCGGAAACTCCATGCGGCACCGACAATATTTTGGTTTTCGCTTCAGATAAAAATATTTCACTTCCAAAATTAGCTGTGGAAGTGGATGCTGTTAACATTCATAAAGGAACAAGAAGCCTCAGACGCACCAAAAAGGACCGGGAAAAAATCGCTAAATTAAAAAGGATTAATCCTGTGGACCTAGTTGATTATTTTCATAGTGCAGCTGCTATATCCGGGGCTCGGTTATATGGGGATGGTTTGTATTTGAGGACGAAAAAATAGGAGACTGGTATGCGTACATTAATTTTAATATTTTCTGTTTTTATTTTAAGTAGTTGTACTCCGGGATATCTAGAAATACAAAAGAGAAGTTACGCACAGTTGAACAACTTTAAGAGAAAAGAAAATTTAACTAATTTTGCAGTTAAAGGTGTCAAGCGATCTGATGTGATTGATATGCTTGGTATGCCTGATGTAAAAAAAGAATTACATGGTGGAAAAAAAGTTGCTGTTTATCACAGAAAAGCTACAAGTTCTGAAAAATTTGCTATGCATTTTTCCCAAGAGAGCTATATTATATATTACAACATGGATGATGTCATAGAGAAAAAAATAGTCTTAAAAGATGATGAGTTCAATGTTTGGAAGAAAATAAATGTTGATGAATTACTCGACAGTAACAATATCGAAACTATCAATGGTTCTTTTTACGGTGTATTAACATTAGACTTAATGTCAATTGATTTAACAAAAGAAAAATTGCGTAACGGTAAAGCAATATTGGAGCCAATTTATGTGTTTAATGGAAATGAATTAGTGCCCAATTGGGATTTAACTAAACTAATACATTCCAACCTATCTAAATGCTTTAACATGTGCTCTTTTAGTGAAACCCAAAGGTATCACCACTTATTTACTGATAAACTTAAGTATTTAGAAAAAATGAAGGATTTTAATCAAAACATTAATGATAGCAGACTGAAAAAGTTTAAAAAAGGTCTCTCTTCAGCCTCTACTTATAACACTAACTATGACCAGCTAGAAGAGCGCATGAAGGAGTTTGATACTCAAGAAGCAGCATATTACTCAGGTAAATATAATATATATGACACTTCATTTTATAAAAATGTTATATCGGGATTAACTGGTTCAGTTGACTACGTAATATCTCCTAATTGTTCTCAGTTTGATTTTTATACCGTTGTCCTTCAAGCGTATTCAAAAAAGTTTCAAAATATAAAAACAGTGAATGTAGAATCAGCCAATGCTGGTGAAAGTAAAATTGCTTTTTATGATATAGAAGCAATTAAAAAAATAACCTCAAAAGGTGTCACAAATCCTATGTTTGCTATGTCATCTTTTTTTGCTAAATCAAGAAACTTTCGACGTGTGACTCAACTAACTAAAGACAACGTGTCCTTTTTGGTTAAATCTCTACAAAAACTAAATGTAACATCAGGAATAAAGTCTACAACACTTGAGTAACGCATGAAAAAAAGGCGCTCTCCTAGCTATATATTTTTAATTTTATTATTGATATTTTTATTAGCAAGTTGTGGATTTCAAAATCCGGATTTGAGTAAATATTATTTAAAAGACTACAAGATATCCAAAACCCAATTCGGCATCCAAGACCCATCCATACAACACCAAATTGAAACCATAAACAGTGTCACAGCAGCTAAAGAGCAAAAGGATTTTGCTCGAGCGAACAATCTGCTGCTGGGAGAACTGGACAATGAACAGGACAACTGCGCAAAAGCTCTCATCCTCAACCAACTGGCAGACATATTTAGCTACAATACCCTTGAGCTTGAGAAAGCTGTTAAGGCTGATCAAGATCTTCTTGCGATTTCATCTGGATGTACGGATTCAAAGTACAAACTGAAATATTCTTCGGCAAACAATGTCCTTCTGGCTGTACCGTCATATAAGGAGAAATATTTTGATCCATCATATGCTCAGATTCAAAAACATGCCCAAAAGAGACTTCGCCAAAATGAAGGTCTGCTGAAAGAGGGCACTAAATTCACTGGTAAAAATTATACAAAAGAGCAACTTATAAATCATGTTTCGACTGTTAAGCATGACATTGCCAGAGCTTTAGACAAGCCAACCAAGAATGAACTCATATCCAGATTAATTAGGGGAGAGTTCGAGCTTTATAAAACTACCAGAAATGCAGACTGGATTGCTGATGGATATAAATATTTTCTTAATAATAAAATAGTATTGAACGATGTCGATCTAGACGAAATAAATTTTTTAGCCCTTTCAAGCTATCTGCATGCTGCTTACCTTAAAACATCAAATGTAGTATTTGAAGAGCTGGCTTTTAGTATTATCTTAAAACCGTATTTGAATATTGAAAGCAGCGCACACAGATGGGCATATAATAAACTAATCAATTCATACATCAACAATCTTGTCGGTGCTTACTACAAGCAAAAGAATTTTACGAAAGCTCTGTATTATATCTCGCTTAATAAATCCCGGATGATCCTCGAAGACAAGGCGGGCATGTATTCCGAAAACAAATCCATTAAAGACACAATGGTCACACACTCGGACCTGCCGGACTATGCAAGCTTTGAACAGAAGCTCTCTACCACTCCGTCATTGATTGATTTTTATATTCGCGCGGATGCAGAAAAAACCAGAAAAATCAATTTCAAATCGGCTAAAACCGAACTGGCAAATAGTTACACCTCCGTAAGATCGCTTATACGTAAATCCCAGCACAGCAAAACAAGTATTGAAATTCCAGTCTATAGCGACACGTATATCACGGTAAAAAACAACAACTCCATTTCCATGAAAAGGCTGTCTGAGAATGAATCCATGCGCATGAAAAAAGCATTGGAAAATTGCTATAAACGTATTACAGAATTCAAAACACCAGCTGCCAGTGATATAAGAGCTATCAAAGCTGTAATTCCCGGCAGAGTTCCAGTAAACACAATTATTTCAACCGACAAATGGATTTCTAGCCACCCTATCGGGGCATACCTAGGAATATCTTCAATCAGAGTGCTTAATGCCTTCATGCTTGCCCCAAGCCACAAATTGAACAACATCATGGTAGCGGGATATTTTAACCCCAGCACACAGAACTATGAGCCTCTACCTGACGCGGATAAGGAGCTTGCCTATCTACAAAAAATCTATCCCGATGGAATTTTTTTTGCACATGAAAAAGCTACGCTGGACAATTTATCTTCAGACATTCAGGCCAATATAGTTCATCTCTCTACCCATGGGATATTTGACTATGCAGAACCGAATGAATCAAAACTACTCTTTGCGGATGATACCTTTCTTTATGCAAAACAGATGGCAACTTTTCCGCAATTAAAAAACAAGGAACTAATTTTCACTGCTGCATGTACAACGGGCAAGACCAGAAATGATGTTAAAAATTCCAGTGAAATCCTTGGAATATTGCGTCCTCTTCTGATCAACAACAATAAGTTTTTAATCCTCACCTTATGGGAGGTTGATTCTAAGTCCGCAGGTGAATTTGTTCGTGAATTTTATACCATTCTGAAAGACAAAAAAGACATAACTGAAGCTTTTCATCTAGCTGTTAAAAAATTAAAAGATAAATACAAACTTCCGTATTACTGGGCACCATACTATATCATAGCAAATGGTTAATTTTTTTACCAAACGTTTAATCCATAATTCATTTATGAGTGAAAAAGAAACCAGAAACTATTCTTTGCGAATGCTGCGCTCAATAGATGATATCACTAGAATAGAAAGTTACTGATGAAAATAATCCTGCACAAAAATGATATTTCTACAATCAAATCAGACGTTTTGATTGGCCCTGTCGATGGCAATATATGTGCTTTTGGAGGTTGTGCTGCTGCAATTTCTTTAAGGAAAGCTCTACCATGTGAAACACCTCAAGAGCGGATGGGCTTATTTGAAGAAATAGAAGACGAAATTCTCTGCCACAAACCGATTCCCTTTGGCAATGCAGCGATTATAGACGTTGATGAATATGGTCTGCCTTGGAACAACCTTCTCATCATTTCAGCTTTACCCCACCACGTAAACGGACAAATCTTCGGCCTAGATAAATGTGAATCAATACTTGCGAAAGCTATTAAGAATGGGATTGAACTGGCCCTGCGTGAAGGGAGTAATTCGGTTGCTACAACCTTGATAGGCGACTCGTACAGGATGCCTCCCGAATTCTCTATACGTGCAATGTTGTCTGGTTTCAAAGAACATCAAGACAAACCTATGAATATAAATTGGTGTTTTCTTGATGATGATAAAATGCGTATAGCTAATCAAGGATGTGAAACATTTGGATTTAATCATAAAATTATTTGATAGAAAAATACTACAAGTATCATCACAATATTAATTATCGCAATCGATCTCACCCAACCCCGGTTGGCACCAAAGGTTGGCACCACCCCCAAATATACCCATAAAAACGCAGAAAAGGGTTAACCCAGAATATGAGTTAACCCTTTAATATTGTACTACTTTTGTAGTAGATGGTGACCCCGGCAGGATTGATTCGCCCTGTCCTAGGGCTCCCCCTTCGGGGGCGTTGGTGAAGCCCCAACGTCCAAATCAGCTGTCCTGCGGATTTGTCGAACCTGCGGCACCAGGATTAGGAATCCTGTCAGCTGGGACAAAAACATTTTGAATTTCAATGGCCCGCCGTCCATGGTAACTGCTCCGGTAACAAAGGCATGATCTTTGCCTGAAGTTCCTGCCAGTGCGATAATTCCTGCTTGTTTAAAATCAGCAATCCGTTCTGTGTTGAGCATGATTTCAAGAGGTGACGAAGAAGGACCGTCTTTAAGCGGAAGTTGATCAAGCCGTATAGAACTACGATCACAGAAATGTGTTGGCTGGCCATATTTGGCAACACTACGTGAGCAGAGTGCTTCAATGACCCAAGGCGCGCTGATCCATAAAGGTTTTTCTTCGATAAACTTGGTTTGCTGAAACCTGATTCCGGTTTGTGCATAGGGCGGGTTATGATCCTGCCTATACATGGCACAACCCATCCTACCCCGGAACGCTTAATAAGAGTCTTCCACCTCCCGTATTCTGCGCCTTCAAAGAGGGCAGGGATGTAGCGAACTTTTTTTAATTCATCCCAGCTTTGAATTCCAAAAAATCGCCCCCCATGCCAATAATCGCCGGAGCGAGCATAGCTTCAGCAAAATCCATGACTCTTTCTACTTTAGTCATGGCACGCGGTGAATTGGAAATTTCCTTATCAATTAAGATTATGTCTGGAGGAGTTGTTGTTTCTAGTGCAGGGGAAAACGCTGCGAGGGTAAGCATTGGAAAAAACAGGAGATTCGATATGCATAATTCCTCCTTGAAAATGTATTACAATTATATTTATACTAACATAATGTATGATCATAAATTTTGGAAGAAAACTGTGTTTGTGAACACAAAAAAATATTTAAGACATCGACATTAAATGTATAACCGTGTAATGTTGACATTAATCAGTGTATTTTTTCTTAATTGAACTAGGTTATGCAGTGGGAGTTTTTTTTGTGGACCACAAATATTTAATACCACCAATTATCCTTCTTCTTTTACTTGCAACCGGTGGGGGGGGGCGCAGGATACTACAACCTGCAAGGAGACGGGGCGACCAGAACATGGCAAATTCCTATGAATATTACAGATACCGGCATGCTGTGGTGGTCTGATACTTGGTATGCTCCGGCAAAGCTGGATGCGATGATTATACTGGGAGCAAATGAGATTCAAAAGGTCGGAGAGTAACCTGTGTACGCGAATAAACCTCTTTTTTGGCATCAGGGATTGTTTCTACAGCCTCAGCATTTTCAATTGGCAGACTTACATCAGCTTTATCGATTGCGTGCTCTGCGTGAGTTCGGACAGCCGTATTTCTGGGGGCTGACAAAGCTTGATGTTCGCGAAGGAGCACTGGAACGCAATCTAGAAGTGACAGGTGTGGAAGTTCTTTTTGAGGATGGTAACTTTGTCTCATTTCCGGGAAATGCAATGCTTGAACAGCGTTCCTTTGATAAGGCATGGCAAGATGGTGAGAAACTGTTCATGGTTTATCTAGGCCTAAAAAAATGGAATAGTGAGGGCGGTAATGTAACACTTACTGATGATAATACTACAATCAGCAATACTATGTTTGCAGTATCGCCTGATCCTGGGGAGCTGCCTGATTTACTTGGGAACGGCCCTGTAGGGCAGATCAAGCCTATGCATTATGTTTTGCGTCTTTTCTGGGAAACAGAGCTTGATGATATTGGAGCCTATACCATAATTCCGCTCGGCAGATTAATGCTTGATCTTGAACAGGCTCGTCTGGACGAAAGTTTTATCCCTCCGGCTTTGACTTTAGACTCTTCTGAATATCTTACCAATGTTTTTAAAGATATAAGTGATCAGGTTGCCTTGTGCAGTCGTAGGCTTGAACAATATAAAAGCCCAGGCGGACTTGGTACCGGTGATCTGAATTTTACTTCCACTGTCTTTTTGCTGGCTTTGCGGACACTCAACCGCTACGCGCCAGTGCTTAAACATTTTGTAGAAGCTCCGCACGTTCATCCATGGAAAGCTTTTGGTTTGCTACGTCAGATTATAGGAGAGCTTTCATCTTTCTCGCGTGATATCATCTCTCGTATTCTCGACAGCCTTACAGCCGGCCCTGAATTCATGAGCCAGTTCACCTTTGAAGATCCATATTTTACAGCAGAATTACCTGATAGAGCGTTTGGTACTGGGAATACATTTTGGCTCTTGGTGCGCACGCATGAACCGGAAAAGGCCATGCCGGAACTGCTTAAGATTGCAAAACTTTCAGCCACAAAGGGAATGAGTACTCTGCTGTCCAGAGCTATTAACGGTATAAGTATTACTCCTGTAGAGAATCCCCCTCCAGGATTGCCGAGAACTAAGGGTGCATTGTGTTTTCATATAGATACTGAATCCTCTTTATGGAATGAAGTGCAAAGATCTGGTAGTCTTTCTTTATATTGGGACTCTGCCCCAAGAGAAATGATGGCCTATATTGCAGCAATGAAAGGGTAGGTGGTTATGCATTTGTCGGATTGTTTTCTGGAGCTGTTTACTTTTGTCCGCTTCTTGACTGAATCGTCATATAAAGTTGAAGCGGAATATGAAGTAGTGCGCAAGGATTTTTTTCTACTGTTGGATCACGTTGAAAGTAAAAGACTAAAAGGAAAATTTAGTGATGAACAATTTGATAAGGCTCGCTTTGCAGTTTTCGCATGGATTGATGAAACTATACTCTGTTCTTCATGGCTAGGAGCAAAGGATTGGCTTAAACATACGTTGCAGCGTGAATATTATGGAACTTCAAGTGCCGGTGAAGATTTTTTTGAGCGCCTCAACTTGTTGCTGGGGGAAAGAAAAACTCCACTTGATGAAAGACTTTTTGTTGATCGCGACAAAGAGCCGGAACAGAGTTCTTCGCTCGAGGAACATTTAGCATATAATTTAGAAATTTTGGAAGTTTACACTTTGTGTCTTTCGCTTGGTTATTCCGGAATATATTTTAGTGATCATGAGTCAGAACGTCTGACAAGACTGAGGGAAGAGTGTGTAAGACGCATTGTGAACGAGCAATCCAGATCCGAATTTTCCGCTTTTCCAGATTCATACGGTTCAAAAAAAATATCAAAACGCAATAATCTTTACGGGCGTGTTTTTGAACCTCTTTCAATTGTGTTTTTAATTCTGCCACTGCTGCTCTTGGCTGGAGTGTATTTTGCTTATCGGGGCTTGCTTGAAAGTAGTCTGCAGCTTTGGTTGGGATAATTATTAAGAATTGCTAAAGCAGATTTGGAATGCATGAAGAAATTAATTCTCTCTATATTGAAAACGATATTACTAATATTGTTGTTCGCTGCTGCTTTCGGTTCCTATGCTCTTGTCAATTATAAGGGGTGGACGTGGTGGGGAGGAGCCTGTCTTTTGGGTGGGTTTGTAGGCGCAATTGTGGCGATTCTTTTTATCCGCAAATGGTTTTTGCGCAAGCGTGAGAGAAAATTTGTTAAACGTATTGTAGATCAGGATAATTCCGCCATTGCTGCAGCTCCATTGCATGAGCGATCGCAGCTGCAGCAATTACATCCAGATCGCTTGCGGCTTGTCTTTTTATTTACTGAACCAAACATAGCAAAGGGAAATAGTCCGGCAATGGCCATTACTCCTGAAGGACTCGATATTATAGTTGATAATCCTGCAAGATGAAAATGAACTTTTATGTGCATTGTGAAATCAGCTAATTGCGTTGCAGTTAGCTGATTTTTATTATGGTTATATCATGCTAATGGACCGTGCCAACTTGCAGTCTAAGTAATTTGGGATAGAGAGCGAACGCTTTATATGATACAGAAAGGCTACGCATTTAATTGAACATAGCTGATTCATAGGAGAAATAATGGCTGAATTTCTGGTAGCCGGACTCGGCGAAATACTTTGGGATGTTCTTAACGATTCGGAAGAAATCGGTG is a window of Desulfovibrio sp. UCD-KL4C DNA encoding:
- a CDS encoding UbiD family decarboxylase, whose translation is MGYKNTRECLDALEKCGELLRIDQVVDANLEIGAIQRRVFQAGGPALLFTNVKDCQFPMAANIYGTKDRMNFIFRDTIKMVERLMKLKLSPMEALKKPWKYLGAPKTAWHTMPKKVSTGPIIENETTVSKLPQLVSWPMDGGGYVTLPQVYSESPETPGYGGSNIGMYRVQLSGNVFIPDEEIGLHYQIHRGIGHHHAQAIKKDSPLKVNIFVGGAPAMTMAAVMPLPEGLAEIFFAGAIGGHRIPMVTRKGNLPMPAEADFCISGSIVNGAGKPEGPFGDHLGYYSLAHDFPVLKVDKVYHRNDAIWPFTTVGRPPQEDTMFGDFIHELTADLVPSVFSGVHEVHAVDAAGVHPLLLAVGSERYVPYAEERQPQELLTNAMSLLGNTQTSLSKYVFIAAKEDMRSDESCHDIPTFFRHMLERADLTRDLHFITRTTIDTLDYSGISLNQGSKMVFAAAGSKKRTLSSQLPENINLPDGFSGVQVFAPGILIIQGTKHQMKRDQQDSQLDRLGEALKSAKGIEGFPMIIVADDANFTAKDWDNFLWVTFTRSDPATDMYGVGAFTHAKHWGARTSIIIDARLKTYHAPALEDDPEIEKRVDALGAVGGPLHRII
- a CDS encoding DUF6573 family protein, coding for MHGLDDSLWGVIFSYARKQAIEDGNLIDVTEQAKQTGFKVPVAVSLNLYERYITPSKGLEEKLPIYLKRVSAEQPTELAHVWSMENKAKKILKAYSDRKRVKNYYLDVHRELNDSQEEKYIKFACKRWSLKDYFGYSALYKEMLNEEADD
- a CDS encoding CHAT domain-containing protein, whose protein sequence is MSKYYLKDYKISKTQFGIQDPSIQHQIETINSVTAAKEQKDFARANNLLLGELDNEQDNCAKALILNQLADIFSYNTLELEKAVKADQDLLAISSGCTDSKYKLKYSSANNVLLAVPSYKEKYFDPSYAQIQKHAQKRLRQNEGLLKEGTKFTGKNYTKEQLINHVSTVKHDIARALDKPTKNELISRLIRGEFELYKTTRNADWIADGYKYFLNNKIVLNDVDLDEINFLALSSYLHAAYLKTSNVVFEELAFSIILKPYLNIESSAHRWAYNKLINSYINNLVGAYYKQKNFTKALYYISLNKSRMILEDKAGMYSENKSIKDTMVTHSDLPDYASFEQKLSTTPSLIDFYIRADAEKTRKINFKSAKTELANSYTSVRSLIRKSQHSKTSIEIPVYSDTYITVKNNNSISMKRLSENESMRMKKALENCYKRITEFKTPAASDIRAIKAVIPGRVPVNTIISTDKWISSHPIGAYLGISSIRVLNAFMLAPSHKLNNIMVAGYFNPSTQNYEPLPDADKELAYLQKIYPDGIFFAHEKATLDNLSSDIQANIVHLSTHGIFDYAEPNESKLLFADDTFLYAKQMATFPQLKNKELIFTAACTTGKTRNDVKNSSEILGILRPLLINNNKFLILTLWEVDSKSAGEFVREFYTILKDKKDITEAFHLAVKKLKDKYKLPYYWAPYYIIANG
- a CDS encoding DUF4384 domain-containing protein, coding for MSPSSPEELSQEIAHQITEKIPAGKIYFRPRSFTNSLDNTVPVLSTHLALYLRAELSSCGFDITADNPDYILTGSFLNEENKISFFFNVEDIHNGKIFNFTSSIKNKKLSPDLLKENLRTKTVNIASDLACSPSMFNSHLMNDKKISVFINPLVDANLKSTSPFSENFLFKIKNEIAQYNSITIAKPIPVAKRGTRALRRKAKKISNLKGSQTVVTDSEAILDGRYFISADHVTVNLEIIDRDGKVISSSEENIPLSMISLPIEDKQIKKQANLLGLHTSQPLPDDMIRISTAKGYGDVIYHAGETVTLFIQVAAPLYVYIYAVDSDNNINLIFPTEEDRTNFLQPRTLYTIPPEEAETDIMVECRPETPCGTDNILVFASDKNISLPKLAVEVDAVNIHKGTRSLRRTKKDREKIAKLKRINPVDLVDYFHSAAAISGARLYGDGLYLRTKK